A single genomic interval of Granulicella tundricola MP5ACTX9 harbors:
- a CDS encoding ArnT family glycosyltransferase, giving the protein MDRRSWPKVAYVFAVAALFAVLAGELWLSVRSMSQTADEAAHLYSGYEYWTARDYGLNPEHPPMLKLVAAMPLLGMGLKVPQGAEAETSKMQEYVGGGEFLYGNDAGRVLFRARVAASVFSLLLAAMVFAAAYEMFGAGTGLIALVLCVFEPTLLAHGALVTTDMAASCMIFAAMYALYRYEKRPGIGRLLVVGVAVGLALAAKFSSLLLLPMFGVCLLLEWLKERRRLRAGGEVAQGFGGWKRVLGWVGAVLVAWVVLWGFYRFTYAARPGGLQLAPTLAAYAAMLGPTGKAGLIMAAARMHLLPEGYLYGLVDLQIFGGALPSFLLGTVHPGPTKMYFPVAFVIKSTLAVLALLVGLPFVARGKGGRYWRELVFLLVPVVVYLAVSLNAPENIGVRHILPVFPFVMVLAGWSAGLIMGWGRVGAAIAGVLLVVHVGSSLRAFPDYLPYANEAFGGPARTYRVLTDSNVDWGQTFLKTSDYLRKNKVEDCWYAVGLGVSFVDHYRLNCRPLPSGFGRVTGMQLPVIPPTVHGTILVSAVEASGLFWGNGVLNPYGELLKRRPDDMIGDAVLVFRGDVALPLASAEAHSSASSFLLRRGRLEEALGEANLAVAGSGVAPDIRVNLGAVLLTMGRKAEAEAAFGEARRLAGQYDPEGVQHTDQVIAGLESAVQSGH; this is encoded by the coding sequence ATGGACCGTAGGAGTTGGCCCAAGGTTGCGTATGTTTTCGCGGTCGCTGCGTTGTTCGCGGTGCTGGCGGGGGAGCTTTGGCTTTCGGTGCGGTCGATGTCGCAGACGGCGGATGAGGCGGCGCATCTTTATTCAGGGTATGAGTATTGGACGGCTCGGGATTATGGATTGAATCCGGAGCATCCGCCGATGTTGAAGCTGGTGGCGGCGATGCCGCTGCTGGGGATGGGGTTGAAGGTGCCGCAGGGGGCGGAGGCGGAGACTTCAAAGATGCAGGAGTATGTGGGGGGCGGGGAGTTTCTGTACGGCAACGATGCGGGGCGGGTGTTGTTCCGGGCGCGGGTGGCGGCTTCGGTGTTCTCGCTTTTGCTGGCGGCGATGGTGTTTGCGGCGGCTTACGAGATGTTTGGGGCGGGGACGGGGCTGATCGCACTGGTGCTGTGCGTGTTTGAGCCGACTCTGCTGGCGCATGGGGCGTTGGTTACGACCGATATGGCGGCGAGCTGCATGATCTTTGCGGCGATGTATGCGCTTTACCGGTATGAGAAGAGGCCGGGTATTGGGCGGCTTCTGGTGGTGGGGGTGGCAGTGGGGCTTGCGCTGGCGGCTAAGTTCAGCAGCCTGCTGCTGCTGCCGATGTTTGGGGTTTGTTTGCTGCTGGAGTGGTTGAAAGAGCGGCGGCGGTTGCGGGCGGGTGGTGAGGTGGCCCAGGGATTTGGGGGGTGGAAGAGGGTTTTGGGTTGGGTTGGGGCGGTTTTGGTGGCCTGGGTGGTGCTGTGGGGGTTCTATCGGTTTACGTACGCGGCGAGGCCGGGTGGGCTGCAGCTTGCTCCGACGCTGGCGGCTTATGCGGCGATGCTGGGGCCTACGGGGAAGGCTGGGCTGATTATGGCGGCGGCGCGGATGCATCTGCTGCCGGAGGGCTATCTCTACGGGCTGGTGGATCTGCAGATCTTTGGTGGGGCGCTGCCTTCGTTTCTACTGGGGACGGTGCATCCGGGGCCGACGAAGATGTACTTTCCGGTGGCGTTCGTGATCAAGAGCACGCTGGCGGTGCTGGCGTTGCTGGTGGGGTTGCCGTTTGTGGCGAGGGGGAAGGGCGGGCGGTACTGGCGGGAGTTGGTATTTCTCTTGGTGCCGGTGGTGGTTTATCTGGCGGTGAGTTTGAATGCTCCGGAGAATATTGGAGTTCGACATATTCTGCCGGTGTTTCCGTTTGTGATGGTGCTGGCGGGGTGGTCGGCGGGTTTGATAATGGGGTGGGGACGGGTGGGTGCGGCGATTGCGGGGGTGCTGCTGGTGGTTCATGTGGGGTCTTCGCTGCGGGCGTTTCCGGATTACCTGCCTTATGCGAATGAGGCGTTTGGTGGGCCGGCGCGGACGTATCGGGTGCTGACGGACTCCAATGTGGACTGGGGGCAGACATTTCTGAAGACCTCGGACTATCTGCGGAAGAACAAGGTGGAGGATTGCTGGTATGCGGTGGGGCTGGGGGTATCGTTTGTGGATCACTACCGTCTGAACTGCAGGCCGCTGCCTTCGGGGTTTGGGCGGGTTACGGGGATGCAGTTGCCGGTGATTCCGCCCACGGTGCATGGGACGATTCTGGTGAGTGCGGTGGAGGCCAGCGGGTTGTTCTGGGGGAATGGGGTGCTGAATCCTTATGGGGAGCTGCTGAAGCGGCGGCCGGACGACATGATCGGGGATGCGGTTCTGGTGTTTCGAGGGGATGTGGCGCTGCCGTTGGCTTCGGCTGAGGCTCACTCCAGCGCTTCAAGCTTTCTGCTGAGACGGGGGAGGCTGGAGGAGGCCCTGGGGGAGGCGAATTTGGCGGTGGCGGGGAGTGGGGTGGCACCGGATATACGGGTGAACCTGGGGGCTGTGCTTCTGACGATGGGGCGGAAGGCGGAGGCGGAGGCGGCGTTTGGGGAGGCTCGGAGGCTGGCGGGGCAGTACGATCCTGAGGGGGTGCAGCATACGGATCAGGTGATTGCGGGGCTGGAGTCTGCTGTACAGTCTGGGCATTAG
- a CDS encoding IS4 family transposase, giving the protein MEPRDEEIGSWLEREVAGCQFKDVRHGKRFVTLLTQLSEQIGGSIPFACQDWAATKAAYRFLSNARVDEEKILAGHFLCTRERFAATNESPVLVLHDTTEFSYHRDDPESVGILQKLASPYAKGGGPGHHITCGILMHSSLVVTTDGLPLGLAAIKFWSRDKFHGANALKRSINPTRIPIEQKESYRWLENVKQSTALLAEPERIVHIGDRESDIYELFSIAHQAGTHFLLRTCVDRLAGEGDHTIADEMREVHVKGLHRVEVRDKKGTVNEAVLELRYRRIRVLAPVAKQKMYPPLMLTVLHAIERNPPKGREPIDWKLVTDLPIRSRKEAIEKLNWYAMRWKIETFHKILKSGCKAEDVKLRTADRLVNLIAILCLLSWRVFWITMLNRTRPEGAPYMALTPTEIYLLDQLVSDPPGATLTGNQLSLYLTKVARLGGYLARAKDPPPGNTVMWRGMTRLTDIQLGFILGTKLVGN; this is encoded by the coding sequence ATGGAACCTCGGGACGAGGAGATTGGGAGTTGGCTGGAACGTGAGGTTGCGGGCTGCCAGTTTAAGGATGTTCGTCACGGCAAGAGATTCGTTACTCTTCTCACGCAACTGTCAGAGCAGATCGGCGGAAGCATCCCCTTCGCCTGTCAGGACTGGGCGGCTACGAAGGCGGCCTACCGCTTCTTATCGAATGCCCGGGTTGATGAAGAGAAGATCCTGGCTGGGCATTTTCTCTGCACTCGGGAGCGTTTCGCTGCCACAAACGAATCTCCGGTGCTGGTGCTTCACGACACGACCGAGTTCTCTTACCACCGGGACGATCCTGAGTCAGTTGGCATCCTCCAGAAACTGGCCTCGCCTTATGCCAAGGGCGGCGGGCCGGGCCACCACATCACCTGCGGCATCCTGATGCACTCCAGTCTGGTCGTCACCACGGATGGTCTTCCACTCGGGCTGGCTGCGATCAAGTTTTGGAGCAGGGACAAGTTCCATGGCGCGAACGCGCTCAAACGCAGCATCAATCCGACACGTATCCCGATCGAACAGAAGGAGAGTTATCGCTGGCTCGAGAACGTGAAACAGTCGACAGCCTTGCTGGCCGAACCTGAACGTATCGTCCACATCGGCGATCGTGAGAGCGACATCTACGAACTGTTCTCAATCGCCCATCAGGCCGGTACTCATTTTCTTCTGAGAACGTGCGTGGACAGGCTTGCCGGTGAGGGCGACCACACGATCGCCGACGAGATGCGCGAGGTGCACGTGAAGGGGCTGCACCGGGTCGAAGTGCGCGATAAGAAGGGCACCGTAAATGAAGCCGTTCTTGAACTCCGCTACCGTCGCATCAGGGTGCTTGCTCCAGTTGCCAAACAGAAGATGTATCCGCCGCTGATGCTCACGGTCCTTCATGCCATCGAGCGCAATCCTCCGAAGGGTCGCGAGCCGATCGACTGGAAGCTGGTCACCGATCTTCCTATACGATCCCGCAAGGAGGCCATCGAAAAGCTGAACTGGTATGCCATGCGGTGGAAGATCGAGACCTTCCACAAGATCCTGAAGTCTGGCTGCAAAGCAGAAGACGTGAAGCTACGCACCGCAGATCGACTCGTCAATCTCATCGCCATCCTATGTCTACTCAGCTGGCGAGTCTTCTGGATAACGATGCTGAACCGGACCAGACCCGAGGGGGCACCCTACATGGCGCTGACGCCAACCGAGATCTACTTACTGGATCAGCTGGTAAGCGATCCACCCGGTGCCACTCTCACCGGCAATCAGCTCTCCTTGTACCTGACCAAAGTTGCCCGCCTCGGAGGCTACCTTGCTCGCGCCAAAGATCCGCCTCCAGGAAACACTGTCATGTGGCGCGGAATGACCCGCCTCACCGACATACAGCTCGGCTTCATCCTCGGCACGAAACTTGTGGGTAATTGA
- a CDS encoding DUF3224 domain-containing protein, whose translation MTVTVVPGSGTGELVGLSGTMKIVIEGGKHSYVFDYLL comes from the coding sequence CTGACGGTTACGGTGGTTCCGGGGTCTGGGACGGGCGAGTTAGTGGGGTTGAGTGGGACGATGAAGATCGTGATCGAGGGTGGAAAGCACAGCTACGTTTTCGACTACTTGCTGTAA
- a CDS encoding class I SAM-dependent methyltransferase — MATSVQTWNTTAYAANGRFVATMATAIVDLLNPQPGEHILDLGCGDGALTTQLAASGALLTGVDASDTMVAAARARGLTIDHHRAENLPYETQFDAIFSNAALHWINLALQPAALAAIRRALKPTGRFVAEMGGQGNIAAIRTALSAVLAPYNLDSEALAASFFPSPAHYQSLLEAAGFAVQSVTLHPRPTPLPGGPDGMATWLQTFRNGVLDHVPAKHRPKALADTVALLTPILQDPLTHNWTADYVRLRLHATPR; from the coding sequence ATGGCAACCTCCGTCCAAACCTGGAACACCACCGCCTACGCCGCCAACGGCCGCTTCGTCGCCACCATGGCCACCGCCATCGTCGATCTCCTCAACCCCCAGCCCGGCGAGCACATCCTGGACCTCGGCTGCGGTGACGGTGCCCTCACCACCCAACTCGCCGCCTCGGGAGCCCTCCTCACCGGTGTCGACGCCTCCGACACCATGGTCGCCGCAGCCCGCGCCCGAGGCCTGACCATCGACCACCACCGCGCCGAGAACTTGCCGTACGAAACCCAGTTCGACGCCATCTTCTCCAACGCCGCCCTCCACTGGATCAACCTCGCCCTCCAGCCCGCGGCCCTCGCAGCCATCCGCCGCGCCCTCAAGCCCACCGGCCGATTCGTCGCAGAGATGGGCGGCCAGGGCAACATCGCCGCCATCCGCACCGCCCTCTCCGCCGTCCTCGCCCCCTACAATCTCGACTCCGAAGCCCTTGCCGCCAGCTTCTTCCCCTCACCCGCCCACTACCAGTCCCTGCTCGAAGCTGCCGGCTTCGCAGTCCAGTCCGTTACCCTCCACCCCCGCCCGACACCCCTCCCCGGCGGCCCGGATGGCATGGCAACCTGGCTCCAGACCTTCCGCAACGGAGTCCTCGACCACGTCCCGGCCAAGCATCGCCCCAAAGCCCTGGCCGATACCGTAGCCCTCCTGACCCCCATCCTCCAGGACCCCCTCACCCACAACTGGACCGCCGACTACGTCCGCCTGCGCCTCCACGCCACCCCCAGATAA
- a CDS encoding MFS transporter has product MVSPLEEKTELRGGAGQLLAVFLCGTLAFLDLYCVQPLLPLLSRVMHASESAVGLTISAATLGVAVSAMLLAVFGERLDRKRTIVISMTALALSTLMTSTAHNLVQLAMWRLLEGLLTPGIFIITIAYVTEEWPALQVPRAMSVYVAGTVFGGFVGRVSGGLLGGRVGWRPVFVLLGVLGLCGAAATQWLLRPATMRRVAKKAESIWTPVMRNLRSTRLLATFAIGFCMLFTLVSVFSYITFYLTEAPFLLSTDAISWLFSVYLFGLVATLIAGTVLAKVGLRAGMLAAVGCCLVGVGLTLIHLLPVVALGLAVASSGVFVAQVCANSFLRDAAPAGGRVSAAGMYICSYYIGGTVGGVLPGLVWRMAGWPGCAGLTCGFLVIAGVTAFFGWREKNGWAEPVPV; this is encoded by the coding sequence GTGGTCTCCCCTTTGGAGGAAAAGACGGAGTTACGGGGTGGTGCGGGACAGCTTCTGGCGGTGTTTTTGTGCGGGACGCTGGCGTTTCTGGATCTTTATTGCGTGCAACCGCTGCTGCCTCTGCTCTCCCGGGTGATGCATGCGTCTGAAAGTGCTGTGGGGTTGACGATCAGCGCCGCGACGCTGGGGGTGGCGGTTTCCGCGATGCTGCTGGCGGTGTTTGGGGAGAGGCTTGATCGTAAGCGGACGATCGTGATCTCCATGACGGCGCTGGCGTTGAGTACGCTGATGACCTCAACGGCGCACAACCTGGTGCAACTGGCGATGTGGCGGCTGCTGGAAGGGCTGCTGACGCCGGGGATCTTCATTATTACGATCGCGTATGTGACGGAGGAGTGGCCGGCGCTGCAGGTGCCTCGGGCGATGAGCGTGTATGTGGCGGGTACGGTGTTCGGCGGGTTCGTGGGGCGGGTGTCGGGTGGGTTGCTGGGGGGCAGGGTCGGGTGGCGGCCGGTGTTTGTGCTGCTGGGCGTGCTGGGGCTGTGTGGGGCTGCGGCGACGCAGTGGCTGCTGCGGCCGGCGACGATGCGGCGGGTTGCGAAGAAGGCTGAATCGATCTGGACGCCGGTGATGCGGAACCTGCGGAGCACGCGGCTGCTGGCTACGTTCGCGATCGGGTTCTGCATGCTGTTTACGCTGGTGTCCGTGTTCAGCTACATCACGTTTTACCTGACTGAGGCTCCGTTCCTGCTTTCGACGGATGCGATCAGTTGGCTGTTCTCTGTGTATCTGTTTGGGCTGGTGGCTACGTTGATTGCAGGGACGGTGCTGGCGAAGGTGGGGCTGAGGGCTGGGATGCTCGCTGCGGTGGGATGCTGCCTGGTGGGGGTGGGGCTGACGTTGATTCACCTGTTGCCGGTGGTGGCGCTGGGCCTGGCGGTGGCGAGCTCCGGGGTGTTTGTGGCGCAGGTGTGCGCGAACAGCTTTCTTAGAGATGCGGCTCCGGCGGGTGGGCGGGTATCGGCTGCGGGGATGTATATCTGCAGCTATTACATTGGCGGGACGGTGGGGGGTGTGCTGCCGGGGCTGGTGTGGAGGATGGCTGGCTGGCCGGGGTGCGCGGGGCTTACGTGCGGGTTCCTGGTGATTGCGGGTGTGACGGCGTTCTTTGGGTGGAGGGAGAAGAATGGATGGGCGGAGCCGGTGCCGGTCTAG